The window TGACCCGATAGAGGAGCTTGAACGTATCAAATTCGTAAACGTGGATAATCCCATTTGCACCACCCGCTGCGAGGAGGCGCCCATTGGGGCTTGGGGCGAGGGTTTGGCAGTTGGCACGAAAACACTCCAGCTGCTGGTCAGCAAAGGGGTCAAGGAGGGCAAGATCACCATCGAGGTATGCGACTGCGAGAAGGCTAATGTCAGGGTTGGGGTTAAAAGCAAGCGCGACGACGACATGCGTGCTGGTCTCTCCGCTAGAGAGTTTCTTGCCACAGCTGCCAGCGTAGGCATCCTCTTCCATGTCCCATAACGTAATAGGTTGGCCGCTGTAAGCGACAGCAAGCATGCCGTGGCTGGTAGAGAGAGTCAGTGCGTATGGGTTCCCTCGCGGAGGCGTTCGGTTCGTCCCTGGCGTATCGGTATCGCTCCATGGCCTCCGCGCCGACTCCGGCCGGGCGTCGTGTCCCAAATTCCAAGTCGCGACGTAGTTGTTGCGACTCGCAATTAAAAGCGTCTCTCCAACGAATTCTATCCCCAGCGGACGCGAAGGGCTCGCGAGGCTGTGCACCACTTGCCCACTTCTGATGTCCCAGACCTTTGCCATCTCCATACCACAAGTCGCTACGAGGTCAGTTTTGGTCTTGAAAGCAATGAAGTTGACAGCTTCACCATGCTCAAAGACCTTGTACTCCTGGTAGGATGTGGCGTAGTACAATACGACAGCTCCTGAACTGAGACCAACGGCTAGGAACTCGTCTCCATAACTCAACGCCCTTGGTTGACCCTGACGGAAATTGATGCACAGCAACCTGTCGTCCCATTGCTTGTTAGATGCGCCAAGCACTGCGAGCCTCCGGCCTGAGCCCCCGGTGTTGTATACCATAGACTCGGTGGGACAGAATGGGGGTATCAACGAGTATATAGCTGACGGTGATACCGTGAGGGCGTTGGCGAACATGGCAGGAATCCGAGCAAGGTCTGTGGTCCACTGTCGGAGCGCTCGTATCCGAGGGTCTAGTGGTGTACGCTCAACGGCGCACGCATTGGCGTAGGTTTTGAGATGTTTTGAGGCGCGGATGAGGTCATTGAGATTCCGAGAGTCGGCAATCGTTTCGATCCAAGTGAGGACATTGGATCCCAGGAACTGCACGACAAGCTGGAACGTCTCTGCCGCCAACGGATCAGCCCTCGAGAGATGATATGAGTATGCTGTGTATGCATAGGCGGCAAAATCTAGTCTTGTTGCTGGTAAATTTGCCGAAGAACGGTGTCGACTGTTCCTCGGAGGCTTCATTTCTTCCCCGACAAGGTAATTGAGACACACCTGAGCCATCCTTGTGTGGGCCTTAGTTTTCTCGATGGAGAACTCTGACTCAAATCCGCCGGCCACAAGAAATTCTCTGGCAGTTTCATGCACCATCTTAACTCTCCCATATTTGTCCACAACCACCAGTTGACCACAGAGCGCGGCGATGCTTTCCTCCAATCTTGGGAATGAGTCGTGGGTGTCCAGGGTCAGAGCACCGTCCAGCTCGCTGATTTTCATAGGTCGAACCGCACATGCTGCCCACATGAGAATGGTTTTGGCCAGCTCCTTTCCACGAGCGGCCTGCGACATGTAGTCTAAAGTCCGCTTGTATAGTGACTCCATGCCTCTCGGCACGTCTTCAAGAATCTGGTGAATTTCCTTTCTGCTGTGGCAGCGTAGGAGTTCCTCAAGCACCAAGATTGTCCACAAGAAAGAGCCCCTAGATTTGTCTAGAATCTTCTTGGCTAATGTACCTCGATCGTCAGGTCCCACGACTCCTAAGGCCTGGGTCTTCCTCTCCACCAAAAGCCTGAGATCTGACTCTGTGTCTGTTATCGAGATTGACAAGGACTGGACTAGGTTGGGCGGAATGACTGAGAAACCTTGGTCCAGATCGGCCGTATCCCGACTTGTGACGAGAATTCTCAGGGGTATAGATTCATCCATGTTGGAAAGAATGGCATGGAAAAGGACCGGAGGATTGGAACATTCGTCCAGGGCGTCGATGACCCAGTAATGTCGAGTCATTGTGGCCCGTAAAATGccagaaaggaagaggattcTCCAGAGGGTACGTTCGTCGACGCGATCTAAGCAAACACCATCCGCCTGCATCGCTAGGATGGCATCAATAGCTTCGGCATTGGAGCTAGCCATCTGAAAAGCCAGAGATCGTAAACAACGACCTAGGTTGGACTTCGACTTGTCTCCATGCCTGAAGAAAAAGTAGCTGCATGCCTGGCCGGACTCCTTGAGCTGATCGATGACATAGCCAGCGAGAACAGATTTTCCAGTTGCCGGCTTGCCTTTGACCCATAGCGTCCTGTCATTTCCGgattctccatctctccattTGACGTAACTGGCTTTGGCCGAAATCCATCCGCACGACCCGTGCATCCGAGCTTCGCAGACGTTTGCAAGATCATCGTCCAAGACGTCGGCAGCTTTCAGGTACTTCTTGAGGTTTCTGATCCTCTCACGCCTTTGCttcagctgcagctccgAAATTGCCGTGGAAATTTTGCTGACGGTAGAAGCGAGCGCGTTTCGTAGGAGGGCGTAGTTGGAGTCTTCAGGTGTGTCAAACTTACATATCGAGCGGTGGTCAGCAGTCATGGGTATCTGATTCTCTTCACGGTACCCGAGGACGGCCGACTCGGGATTTACGATGAGTGAGCTAAACCGTTTCATATTCTGCGTTTCGTAGAACGACCAAAGCTCAAGGCCGGCCGAAAAATGCCGAAATTCGTCATTGATCACTTGGACCGCCCCAGAGTTCGGTTCTAGATCGCCAATATAAGCGCGGTCGTACGCAACCCTAAGGAGGTTCTTCAGCATCTTTGCCGAGTCGGCACCTCGATGCGGCGTGGCCAGGAAATAGAATGCGGCGAATCGCCCAGCCAGCGCATTGTGCACTGCGTCCTGTTTCGCCAGGATATAtgccttcttcatcaccaagccACCCATGCTGTGGCCGATGACAACGATGTATGTCCCGGAATTGGCGATGCATGGCGAAGTGCTTATTGCGCCTGGGAATGACTTGCCGATGTGGTGTACATTCAAGCAGTCCTCCTTGCCCTTCAGGTAGTATGAATCGTACCCATAGCTATGGATGCGGACGTTCTTGAATGCGAGGTCTTTGGAGAGCCACTCCTTTGGCCAAAAATGAGACTGCAGGGACGACTTGCTCCATGTTTTTTTAGAATTGCCGCCTAGGCCatggacgaagatgaagtcgATCTCCGGCGCCGTTGGGGAATAGAGGAGGGTCAGTCCAAGTGGGCCTTTCACGCCCTCAGCTTGATCGCCCGAGGTGGTTGACGTCCTGGACAGGGTTTTTGACGGAGAAAACAGGCTCCTCGAGCTCTTATGCGAGTCGCGACTACTTGAGGGACTGTCGGTATGTAGGTCGGGCTTTTTGCGCCGCTCCTTTCGAAAGAACTAGTAAAGTCAGTGATCTGGCAGGATCAAAATTTCCCACGAGGCTAAGGAGATGAGAGTTAACCATTGTAGTCCCCAGAACTCAGTGCGCGGGGCGCCAATCTCGGTTGCCCAGACTCATCCAAGGTGACGTCGACACGATGGTCTGTCCCTTCAAAAGAATAATGGAACAATGGTACAATGAGAATTGTTTCAGGAGAGACTCTTGGTGGTGCTCAACCACCTCGCGATCGAAGCAAGTACATAGCAGGTGATCAGCCCCTTTGTACCACCAACCCGCTGGCTCAGGTAACACAACGGCATGTATTTTACCCTAGAAAATCGCGCACCTAAGATTTCAAGAACACCCCCATTGACCTGTACCTTCTTTGCCATttcttgatgatgctgtGTTGATTTGGCCCATGAGAGGGATTGTCCGCGCCTCGTGCATTATTTCAGAcagctatttaatttactatggATTCACAGACGAATCCAACCTTCGCGATTGGGGACCATGGGGCTTTCATGGAGTTTGCTCTTATTCAGGCACAAAAATCACCGCCAGCTGCCAACAAATTCTGCGTCGGAGCCGTACTTGTCGATGCTGGTACGGGAAAGGTCCTATCGACAGGATACTCGCTTGAATATCCGCGAGATTACAAGGGAGATCCAGGCACCACACACGCAGAGCAGTGTTGTTTTATCAAGATCGCCGACGAGCACAACCTCTCTGAGGAACGCATCCATGAGGTCCTTCCGGCCGACACGGCGCTGTACACGACCATGGAGCCATGCAACGAGAGACTTAGCGGCAACATGACCTGCGTGACCAGGATCTTGAGACTTAAGAGCGCCATCAAGACTGTCTACGTGGGAATCAAGGAGCCAGGGACGTTTATCGCGCACAATGACGGGCAGGAAAGGCTGGAGGCAAACGGTGTCAAGGTCGTGTTCCCCGTTGAACATTGGCGCGACAGAATCACCAAGGTCTCAATGAATGGGCACTGAAGACTGAGAAAAAGAACGAGATTGCGGTAACACCCGTCCGGCCCGTCCGGCCCGTCCGGCCCGGCTCTAGTTACATGTATTTTGACCCCCCATTGCCCTGGCCCGCAGCTAAATCCCCACGGTTTTGCAATTAGATATGTACACTTTTAGCCTACGCCGTATTAATCAATTCCCCTAACCATATCTCTGGACCAAATCTCTCATAACATCAAGAACCCTGTTAAGCTCATTAGCCGCCATACTAGACAGCAGGCTGAGAATAGCCTCACTGTGTCCGAAGTGTCTCGTTATCGACAAAAAGCGCTGATACATGTGTGTCAAACCTCCTAGCTTGATATCAGCTATGTAAGTCaggaggaaggaaaagagttTCTGATTATCTCACAGCCTATAGAGGTCTAGGCGGCCTTCAAAATCCTCTTCCGGCGGCGAAATCTGGGCGAATGTGTTGTAGGCAGCAATGTACTCATCCCCAAACCTATTGCAAGCCGGTCGCCACTGGCCAAACTCATCTTCAAATTCAAGTTGTTTAGCAAGGATAACCGCAAGTGCTTCATAGGAGAACATACATTCGTTGTGCgcgaagaagcagcacgCATCAAAGACAAGAGGCTGGTCGCTGTCGACATTAATCCCTGCATTTGCGTACCAAAGGTCTCCATGGACTAGTGAAGGTTTCACTGCTCGACCGTCACTCTCGAGCGGCCTCAGGAGCCTCGGGATGACCTTTTCGAACAGAGCACGGGAGAGGACATCGAGCTCCTCACTAGGGCCTTTCCTTTCAATCTCCAGGTCAAGCGCCTGTCTCATGGTCTTGGCGAAGAATGCCTCCCAGCTATCTTCCCATGCCACGAACTGAGGTAGGTTTCCTGCGTAGGTAGTGATGTGGAATCCGAACTTCCCTGTAGGCGATACGCTTTTCTGGTGCAGTGTTGACAGAAGAGCGGCAAATTTGTGAGGGTCAGGCATATCGTCAGTCATTTCTCGAAActcgcagaggaagaagtggGTGTCTGCTATCGTCCTGTAGGTGCCGCAAGCGATGGGCCTTGGGACAAATTCTGGCAGAACGTTGTGCATCGCGCTCATTGAGTGGAATTCACCCCTGGTCATATTCATGCCTAGTTCTTTCGAAATGACCTTGATGAAGAAGGACTGCGGCGTACCATCACGGAGCCGCACGTCGATGCGACCTGTCTGCGCCCAGAAGCTTATGCCATGGTTCTCGGTGGATGTGACTTTGCATCCTTCTGGCAGTTCTTGGGAGGCAGTCAATATGACGACGACCTTGTGAGTTCGCCCAGGGCCTGTAGCTTACCCGTCAACACGGCTGGGTCTATTTTGGTATTGCCCGCCCCGAATTCAAGGCCATCTGCGCCGTTATAGTTCATTTCCTTGGTTAAAGAATGTGCTGAATCAGTTTAGCGTCCCGCTGGTTGGAGATCATCAGGATCTCGGAGACGCGGCGTTTATTATAGGCGGCGCTTCTGGATGCCCCCACCATCATGATC is drawn from Trichoderma asperellum chromosome 4, complete sequence and contains these coding sequences:
- a CDS encoding uncharacterized protein (EggNog:ENOG41); translated protein: MNYNGADGLEFGAGNTKIDPAVLTELPEGCKVTSTENHGISFWAQTGRIDVRLRDGTPQSFFIKVISKELGMNMTRGEFHSMSAMHNVLPEFVPRPIACGTYRTIADTHFFLCEFREMTDDMPDPHKFAALLSTLHQKSVSPTGKFGFHITTYAGNLPQFVAWEDSWEAFFAKTMRQALDLEIERKGPSEELDVLSRALFEKVIPRLLRPLESDGRAVKPSLVHGDLWYANAGINVDSDQPLVFDACCFFAHNEYEFGQWRPACNRFGDEYIAAYNTFAQISPPEEDFEGRLDLYRLRFDTHVSALFVDNETLRTQ
- a CDS encoding uncharacterized protein (EggNog:ENOG41), with the protein product MGGLVMKKAYILAKQDAVHNALAGRFAAFYFLATPHRGADSAKMLKNLLRVAYDRAYIGDLEPNSGAVQVINDEFRHFSAGLELWSFYETQNMKRFSSLIVNPESAVLGYREENQIPMTADHRSICKFDTPEDSNYALLRNALASTVSKISTAISELQLKQRRERIRNLKKYLKAADVLDDDLANVCEARMHGSCGWISAKASYVKWRDGESGNDRTLWVKGKPATGKSVLAGYVIDQLKESGQACSYFFFRHGDKSKSNLGRCLRSLAFQMASSNAEAIDAILAMQADGVCLDRVDERTLWRILFLSGILRATMTRHYWVIDALDECSNPPVLFHAILSNMDESIPLRILVTSRDTADLDQGFSVIPPNLVQSLSISITDTESDLRLLVERKTQALGVVGPDDRGTLAKKILDKSRGSFLWTILVLEELLRCHSRKEIHQILEDVPRGMESLYKRTLDYMSQAARGKELAKTILMWAACAVRPMKISELDGALTLDTHDSFPRLEESIAALCGQLVVVDKYGRVKMVHETAREFLVAGGFESEFSIEKTKAHTRMAQVCLNYLVGEEMKPPRNSRHRSSANLPATRLDFAAYAYTAYSYHLSRADPLAAETFQLVVQFLGSNVLTWIETIADSRNLNDLIRASKHLKTYANACAVERTPLDPRIRALRQWTTDLARIPAMFANALTVSPSAIYSLIPPFCPTESMVYNTGGSGRRLAVLGASNKQWDDRLLCINFRQGQPRALSYGDEFLAVGLSSGAVVLYYATSYQEYKVFEHGEAVNFIAFKTKTDLVATCGMEMAKVWDIRSGQVVHSLASPSRPLGIEFVGETLLIASRNNYVATWNLGHDARPESARRPWSDTDTPGTNRTPPRGNPYALTLSTSHGMLAVAYSGQPITLWDMEEDAYAGSCGKKLSSGETSTHVVVALAFNPNPDISLLAVAYLDGDLALLDPFADQQLECFRANCQTLAPSPNGRLLAAGGANGIIHVYEFDTFKLLYRVKSSNSYIKQLAFSRDSMLLADIRGAQCTVWEPEALLRESLSDDSSGPTSTTVVETVSVEAKAKVTAMVVHHTSEVVFCGKDDGSVVLYERKMAASLGTLYSHKSPVRLLAWIEQRDALLSVDASNGIFLHRIQKSANKGWLGDLTVLFKSRLDSEKAITDVLVGEMAAKFLVSTRESDHLFNLDSGNYERERTYPQIPGIRKWLPHPEFSLHLVRVDNDKVCAYRWSDWSEVSSIALSLDNDTAELKSAFLYSLGQKQRIMLDLLHPNGSVNTNKIAIIDADCLAVGNNDSSLLGKQLDTVAALDQLAKDENGENMVTTSSPAAPLRSRMTTFELSAAHIIGIDESRKLVFLNRSFWVCSVDLGDSGLEIAQRKDSPTIEVFEHFFVPYDWFAGKRDIVCALTKRDVMLTRSGDLAVIRGGLDHAERVSIE
- a CDS encoding uncharacterized protein (EggNog:ENOG41), with product MNMTRGEFHSMSAMHNVLPEFVPRPIACGTYRTIADTHFFLCEFREMTDDMPDPHKFAALLSTLHQKSVSPTGKFGFHITTYAGNLPQFVAWEDSWEAFFAKTMRQALDLEIERKGPSEELDVLSRALFEKVIPRLLRPLESDGRAVKPSLVHGDLWYANAGINVDSDQPLVFDACCFFAHNEYEFGQWRPACNRFGDEYIAAYNTFAQISPPEEDFEGRLDLYRLRFDTHVSALFVDNETLRTQVLDVMRDLVQRYG
- a CDS encoding uncharacterized protein (EggNog:ENOG41); its protein translation is MNYNGADGLEFGAGNTKIDPAVLTELPEGCKVTSTENHGISFWAQTGRIDVRLRDGTPQSFFIKVISKELGMNMTRGEFHSMSAMHNVLPEFVPRPIACGTYRTIADTHFFLCEFREMTDDMPDPHKFAALLSTLHQKSVSPTGKFGFHITTYAGNLPQFVAWEDSWEAFFAKTMRQALDLEIERKGPSEELDVLSRALFEKVIPRLLRPLESDGRAVKPSLVHGDLWYANAGINVDSDQPLVFDACCFFAHNEYEFGQWRPACNRFGDEYIAAYNTFAQISPPEEDFEGRLDLYRLRFDTHVSALFVDNETLRTQVLDVMRDLVQRYG
- a CDS encoding uncharacterized protein (EggNog:ENOG41) — translated: MDSQTNPTFAIGDHGAFMEFALIQAQKSPPAANKFCVGAVLVDAGTGKVLSTGYSLEYPRDYKGDPGTTHAEQCCFIKIADEHNLSEERIHEVLPADTALYTTMEPCNERLSGNMTCVTRILRLKSAIKTVYVGIKEPGTFIAHNDGQERLEANGVKVVFPVEHWRDRITKVSMNGH
- a CDS encoding uncharacterized protein (EggNog:ENOG41) translates to MNYNGADGLEFGAGNTKIDPAVLTELPEGCKVTSTENHGISFWAQTGRIDVRLRDGTPQSFFIKVISKELGMNMTRGEFHSMSAMHNVLPEFVPRPIACGTYRTIADTHFFLCEFREMTDDMPDPHKFAALLSTLHQKSVSPTGKFGFHITTYAGNLPQFVAWEDSWEAFFAKTMRQALDLEIERKGPSEELDVLSRALFEKVIPRLLRPLESDGRAVKPSLVHGDLWYANAGINVDSDQPLVFDACCFFAHNEYEFGQWRPACNRFGDEYIAAYNTFAQISPPEEDFEGRLDLYRL
- a CDS encoding uncharacterized protein (EggNog:ENOG41), which codes for MFFRKERRKKPDLHTDSPSSSRDSHKSSRSLFSPSKTLSRTSTTSGDQAEGVKGPLGLTLLYSPTAPEIDFIFVHGLGGNSKKTWSKSSLQSHFWPKEWLSKDLAFKNVRIHSYGYDSYYLKGKEDCLNVHHIGKSFPGAISTSPCIANSGTYIVVIGHSMGGLVMKKAYILAKQDAVHNALAGRFAAFYFLATPHRGADSAKMLKNLLRVAYDRAYIGDLEPNSGAVQVINDEFRHFSAGLELWSFYETQNMKRFSSLIVNPESAVLGYREENQIPMTADHRSICKFDTPEDSNYALLRNALASTVSKISTAISELQLKQRRERIRNLKKYLKAADVLDDDLANVCEARMHGSCGWISAKASYVKWRDGESGNDRTLWVKGKPATGKSVLAGYVIDQLKESGQACSYFFFRHGDKSKSNLGRCLRSLAFQMASSNAEAIDAILAMQADGVCLDRVDERTLWRILFLSGILRATMTRHYWVIDALDECSNPPVLFHAILSNMDESIPLRILVTSRDTADLDQGFSVIPPNLVQSLSISITDTESDLRLLVERKTQALGVVGPDDRGTLAKKILDKSRGSFLWTILVLEELLRCHSRKEIHQILEDVPRGMESLYKRTLDYMSQAARGKELAKTILMWAACAVRPMKISELDGALTLDTHDSFPRLEESIAALCGQLVVVDKYGRVKMVHETAREFLVAGGFESEFSIEKTKAHTRMAQVCLNYLVGEEMKPPRNSRHRSSANLPATRLDFAAYAYTAYSYHLSRADPLAAETFQLVVQFLGSNVLTWIETIADSRNLNDLIRASKHLKTYANACAVERTPLDPRIRALRQWTTDLARIPAMFANALTVSPSAIYSLIPPFCPTESMVYNTGGSGRRLAVLGASNKQWDDRLLCINFRQGQPRALSYGDEFLAVGLSSGAVVLYYATSYQEYKVFEHGEAVNFIAFKTKTDLVATCGMEMAKVWDIRSGQVVHSLASPSRPLGIEFVGETLLIASRNNYVATWNLGHDARPESARRPWSDTDTPGTNRTPPRGNPYALTLSTSHGMLAVAYSGQPITLWDMEEDAYAGSCGKKLSSGETSTHVVVALAFNPNPDISLLAVAYLDGDLALLDPFADQQLECFRANCQTLAPSPNGRLLAAGGANGIIHVYEFDTFKLLYRVKSSNSYIKQLAFSRDSMLLADIRGAQCTVWEPEALLRESLSDDSSGPTSTTVVETVSVEAKAKVTAMVVHHTSEVVFCGKDDGSVVLYERKMAASLGTLYSHKSPVRLLAWIEQRDALLSVDASNGIFLHRIQKSANKGWLGDLTVLFKSRLDSEKAITDVLVGEMAAKFLVSTRESDHLFNLDSGNYERERTYPQIPGIRKWLPHPEFSLHLVRVDNDKVCAYRWSDWSEVSSIALSLDNDTAELKSAFLYSLGQKQRIMLDLLHPNGSVNTNKIAIIDADCLAVGNNDSSLLGKQLDTVAALDQLAKDENGENMVTTSSPAAPLRSRMTTFELSAAHIIGIDESRKLVFLNRSFWVCSVDLGDSGLEIAQRKDSPTIEVFEHFFVPYDWFAGKRDIVCALTKRDVMLTRSGDLAVIRGGLDHAERVSIE